The following proteins come from a genomic window of Vicinamibacterales bacterium:
- a CDS encoding carboxypeptidase regulatory-like domain-containing protein — protein MSLWRTLIIGAVGAALVCVAGARAGWAQAVAGSQVSGVVRDSSGGVLPGVEVTITKTDTGTPRTVFTGPDGSYVFPNLPVGPYRLRVTLQGFNAYVQENIVLQVNTNPTIDVTLTVGNVGEQVTVTAETATVETRSTGVGQVIDNQQVTEIPLNGRQATELIFLSGLATTAPSGDLNTNKNYPTVTISVAGGQANGITYIMDGGTHNDPFNNLNLPTPFPDALQEFKVETSSLPARYGHHAASAVNLVTKSGTNSYRGNVFEFIRDYHFNARNFFAPTRDSLKRNQFGGTFGGPVLRDRMFFFAGYQGRVEKSNPPTTVSFVPTAKMLAGDFTEVAGAGCTPRTLSAAAGFVNNRIDPALFSPIALRFLEHVPVSTDPCGRLQYGIPNNNTEHQTLARTDYTVNANQGVFARYLYAVYDNPATYDGKNALTLSRTGQNNQVHSVVAGHNWVLSPTFINAFHVTYNKTINDRPMPEYFSPADLGSAVYSPQPGYMGVSVTNGFNIGTGGTNPGYFNSDSVQLANDIDLVRGRHQLSFGGNWIRTKIETVNNRPTNGQFTFNGQVAGLGLADFLLGRVSNFVQGNPVYDFDENGYIGAYVQDEWRPRPNLTVNVGLRWEPYLAIKNSLGYVSNFDEARFDAGIRSQVYPQAPPGLYFPGDPGFPGTAAMNNKLNQFAPRAGIVWQVNEKTAIRGGWGRFYDTPHLFFNTRFANNPPWGAQITLTSPAGGFANPYLTYPGGNPFPALATGWKTQAFPTAGVYVNAPLDTEPTSLQQWNVGAQRQVGDWLLTGSYLGNHSSHLWRATELNYAVYSPGATTGTTNARRRLVLKNPAFGAFYGTIGQLDDTGEATYHGMLLSAQRRLRSGLSALTNYTLSKCMSDPATTEITGPTITDPTNPDLDYSYCDSDRRHVLNVSLVARMPKFANAVTNAILGDWQIAPLLRWQSGSRFSVTTGVDNALSGLGGQRAVQLLENVFGDKSVSNYLNNSAFAPPAQGTYSTLKPNAFVGPSQFQNDLALTRTFRVADRGLQFRWEVFNVLNKANFNNPTSALNSTNFGRILTAGQPRIMQFALKFDF, from the coding sequence ATGTCGTTGTGGCGGACATTGATCATTGGGGCCGTCGGCGCGGCGCTCGTCTGTGTCGCCGGCGCCCGCGCGGGCTGGGCGCAGGCGGTCGCCGGATCGCAGGTCTCCGGCGTCGTGCGTGACTCGAGCGGCGGCGTGCTGCCGGGCGTCGAGGTCACCATCACCAAGACGGACACCGGCACGCCGCGCACGGTCTTCACCGGTCCCGACGGGTCGTACGTGTTTCCCAACCTTCCCGTCGGGCCGTACCGGCTCAGGGTGACCCTGCAGGGCTTCAACGCCTACGTACAGGAGAACATCGTCCTCCAGGTCAACACCAACCCGACGATCGACGTCACCCTGACGGTCGGCAACGTCGGCGAGCAGGTGACGGTGACGGCGGAGACCGCCACCGTGGAAACGCGATCCACCGGCGTCGGGCAGGTCATCGACAACCAGCAGGTCACCGAGATCCCGCTGAACGGCCGCCAGGCGACCGAATTGATCTTCCTCTCGGGGCTGGCGACGACGGCGCCGTCCGGCGATCTCAACACCAACAAGAACTATCCGACGGTGACCATCTCGGTCGCGGGCGGCCAGGCGAACGGCATCACCTATATCATGGACGGCGGCACGCACAACGACCCGTTCAACAACCTGAACCTGCCGACGCCGTTTCCGGACGCGTTGCAGGAATTCAAGGTCGAGACGAGCTCGCTGCCGGCGCGCTACGGCCACCACGCCGCGTCGGCGGTCAACCTGGTCACCAAGTCGGGGACGAATTCGTATCGCGGCAACGTGTTCGAGTTCATCCGCGACTACCACTTCAATGCCCGCAATTTCTTCGCGCCGACCCGGGACAGCCTGAAGCGCAACCAGTTCGGCGGCACCTTCGGCGGCCCGGTGCTGCGCGACCGGATGTTCTTCTTCGCCGGCTACCAGGGACGCGTCGAGAAGAGCAACCCGCCGACCACGGTGAGCTTCGTGCCCACGGCGAAGATGCTCGCCGGCGACTTCACGGAAGTGGCGGGGGCGGGCTGCACGCCGCGGACGCTGTCGGCGGCGGCGGGATTCGTCAACAACCGCATCGATCCGGCGCTGTTCAGCCCCATCGCGCTGCGCTTCCTCGAGCACGTGCCGGTGTCGACGGATCCCTGCGGGCGGCTGCAGTACGGCATTCCCAACAACAACACCGAGCACCAGACGCTGGCGCGGACCGACTACACCGTCAACGCCAACCAGGGAGTCTTCGCGCGCTATCTCTACGCGGTCTACGACAACCCGGCGACCTACGACGGCAAGAACGCGCTGACGCTGAGCCGCACCGGGCAGAACAACCAGGTGCACTCGGTCGTCGCCGGGCACAACTGGGTGCTGTCGCCGACGTTCATCAACGCGTTCCACGTCACCTACAACAAGACCATCAACGATCGGCCGATGCCCGAGTACTTCTCGCCGGCGGATCTCGGGAGCGCGGTCTACAGCCCGCAGCCCGGCTACATGGGCGTGAGCGTCACCAACGGCTTCAACATCGGCACCGGCGGCACCAATCCCGGCTACTTCAACTCCGACAGCGTCCAGCTCGCCAACGACATCGACCTCGTCCGCGGGCGGCATCAGCTGTCCTTCGGCGGCAACTGGATCCGGACGAAGATCGAGACGGTGAACAACCGTCCGACCAACGGACAGTTCACCTTCAACGGCCAGGTGGCCGGGCTGGGGCTCGCCGATTTCCTGCTGGGGCGGGTCAGCAACTTCGTGCAGGGGAATCCGGTCTACGACTTCGACGAGAACGGCTACATCGGCGCCTACGTGCAGGACGAGTGGCGGCCGCGGCCCAACCTGACGGTGAACGTCGGGCTGCGCTGGGAGCCCTACCTCGCGATCAAGAACTCGCTCGGCTACGTCAGCAACTTCGACGAAGCGCGGTTCGACGCCGGGATCCGCAGCCAGGTCTATCCGCAGGCCCCCCCGGGGCTGTACTTCCCGGGCGATCCGGGATTCCCGGGCACCGCGGCGATGAACAACAAGCTGAATCAGTTCGCCCCCCGCGCCGGCATCGTCTGGCAGGTGAACGAGAAGACCGCGATCCGCGGCGGCTGGGGACGCTTCTACGACACCCCGCACCTGTTCTTCAACACGCGCTTCGCGAACAATCCGCCGTGGGGCGCGCAGATCACGCTGACCAGTCCGGCCGGCGGCTTCGCCAATCCGTATCTGACCTATCCGGGCGGCAATCCCTTCCCGGCGCTCGCCACCGGCTGGAAGACGCAGGCGTTTCCGACCGCCGGCGTCTACGTCAACGCGCCGCTGGACACCGAGCCGACGTCGCTGCAGCAGTGGAACGTCGGCGCGCAGCGCCAGGTCGGCGACTGGCTCCTGACCGGCAGCTATCTCGGCAACCATTCCAGCCATCTCTGGAGAGCGACCGAGTTGAACTACGCGGTCTACTCGCCGGGCGCGACCACCGGCACCACCAACGCGCGCCGCCGGCTGGTGCTCAAGAACCCGGCGTTCGGCGCGTTCTACGGCACGATCGGCCAGCTCGATGACACCGGCGAAGCGACGTATCACGGGATGCTGCTGTCGGCGCAGCGCCGGCTGCGCAGCGGTCTCAGCGCGCTGACCAACTACACGCTCTCGAAGTGCATGAGCGATCCGGCGACGACGGAGATCACCGGTCCGACGATTACCGACCCGACCAATCCGGATCTCGACTACTCCTACTGCGATTCGGACCGGCGGCACGTGCTCAACGTCTCGCTGGTGGCGCGGATGCCGAAGTTCGCCAACGCGGTCACCAACGCCATCCTCGGCGACTGGCAGATCGCTCCGCTGCTGCGCTGGCAGAGCGGCAGCCGGTTCAGCGTGACGACCGGCGTCGACAACGCCCTGTCGGGACTGGGCGGCCAGCGCGCCGTGCAGCTGCTGGAGAACGTATTCGGCGACAAGTCGGTGAGCAACTATCTCAACAACAGCGCCTTCGCCCCGCCGGCGCAGGGCACCTACAGCACGCTCAAGCCGAATGCCTTCGTCGGACCGTCGCAGTTCCAGAACGACCTGGCGCTGACGCGGACGTTCCGCGTCGCGGATCGCGGCCTGCAGTTCCGCTGGGAAGTGTTCAACGTGCTGAACAAGGCGAACTTCAACAACCCGACCTCGGCGCTCAACAGCACGAACTTCGGCCGCATCCTCACCGCCGGACAGCCGCGGATCATGCAGTTCGCGCTGAAGTTCGATTTTTAG
- a CDS encoding ThuA domain-containing protein, translating to MTRILVGLMAGALSFAQAQAPPTPPPANQQQTAAGQGRGQGRGRGPVGPQRKRLLAWADTRNGQAQHESIGHALSVIERLGYESGQWDTFIRTDSAIISRAPKKTDGSPASGGPNLGNVDAIFFMGHREVPLEEPQKAELLEFVRGGKGFVAAHVGLTALESWPEFGEMLGGQFDQHPIVGPGTIVNEGPAFPATRHFPATFPFSDEFYQPKNLSREKVDVLLRLDLSNVPPNPNLRLNGDYPLAWAKMYGKGRVFYGSFAHAAETWDIRNVQQMYFEAIRWALGLTEGTPSPHPLPK from the coding sequence ATGACCCGAATCCTGGTAGGACTCATGGCCGGCGCCCTGTCGTTCGCACAGGCGCAGGCGCCGCCGACGCCGCCTCCCGCGAATCAACAGCAAACCGCGGCGGGGCAGGGGCGCGGACAAGGGCGCGGACGCGGGCCGGTGGGGCCGCAGCGCAAGCGTCTGCTCGCATGGGCCGACACCCGCAACGGCCAGGCGCAGCACGAGTCGATCGGCCATGCCTTGTCGGTGATCGAGCGTTTGGGCTACGAGTCGGGCCAGTGGGACACCTTCATCCGGACCGACTCCGCCATCATCTCCAGGGCTCCGAAGAAGACCGATGGATCGCCGGCGAGCGGCGGGCCCAACCTCGGGAACGTCGACGCCATCTTCTTCATGGGGCACCGCGAAGTGCCGCTGGAGGAGCCGCAGAAGGCGGAGCTGCTGGAGTTCGTTCGCGGCGGGAAGGGATTCGTCGCCGCCCACGTCGGGCTGACGGCCCTCGAGTCCTGGCCCGAGTTCGGCGAGATGCTCGGCGGCCAGTTCGATCAGCACCCCATCGTCGGCCCCGGCACCATCGTCAACGAAGGTCCGGCCTTTCCGGCGACGAGGCACTTCCCGGCGACGTTTCCGTTCTCGGACGAGTTCTACCAGCCGAAGAATCTCTCGCGCGAGAAGGTCGACGTGCTGCTGCGGCTCGACCTCTCGAACGTGCCGCCGAATCCCAATCTGCGCCTGAACGGAGACTATCCGCTCGCGTGGGCGAAGATGTACGGCAAGGGGCGCGTGTTCTACGGGTCGTTCGCGCACGCGGCGGAGACCTGGGACATCCGCAACGTGCAGCAGATGTATTTCGAAGCGATCCGCTGGGCGCTGGGGCTCACCGAGGGGACGCCGTCGCCGCATCCGCTCCCGAAGTAA
- a CDS encoding nucleoside monophosphate kinase, translated as MLMGPPGSGKGTQAVRVAERYALPHVSTGDALRAAVKAGTPIGRAVATVMAAGQLVGDDLITGIVRERLAAPDARGGCILDGYPRTVAQAAVLDTMVDPAALIVAHLVADDEEIVRRLASRRVCDACALTQSVSPDADPDREACPYCGGNLSRRPDDHPETVRRRLATYASLAGPLIEYYRGRPTFATIDGLQLPDRVTRDLCAHIDRCR; from the coding sequence ATGCTGATGGGGCCGCCGGGCTCCGGGAAGGGGACGCAGGCGGTCCGCGTCGCTGAACGATACGCTCTGCCGCACGTTTCGACCGGCGACGCGCTGCGCGCGGCGGTGAAGGCCGGGACGCCCATCGGCCGCGCAGTCGCCACCGTCATGGCCGCCGGGCAACTGGTCGGCGACGACCTGATCACCGGCATCGTCCGCGAGCGGCTCGCCGCGCCGGATGCGCGCGGCGGCTGCATTCTCGACGGCTATCCCCGCACGGTGGCCCAGGCCGCCGTCCTCGACACGATGGTCGATCCGGCCGCCCTGATCGTCGCGCACCTGGTCGCCGACGACGAGGAGATCGTACGGCGCCTGGCGTCGCGGCGCGTCTGCGACGCGTGCGCGTTGACGCAATCGGTGTCGCCCGACGCCGATCCGGACCGCGAAGCGTGTCCGTACTGCGGCGGGAATCTCAGCCGCCGTCCGGACGACCATCCGGAGACCGTACGCCGCCGGCTGGCCACGTACGCGTCACTGGCAGGACCATTGATCGAGTACTACCGCGGGCGCCCGACGTTCGCGACCATCGACGGCCTGCAGCTGCCCGATCGCGTCACCCGCGATCTGTGCGCCCATATCGATCGCTGCCGCTGA
- a CDS encoding prolyl oligopeptidase family serine peptidase, which yields MRLRLHGRTALTLAGALLALQWSLTAQPLDRLGAAPSVEGQPPASAKRPLTYDVVDSWKSIQGTRLSDDGQWLAYATTAPGDDGELIVRNLRSGQEFRHARGTSPAFTPDAKFVVFTIAQPRADEEREAAAAAAETPGGEGQSGRASSPGAGQAGRGNGRAREPRTGMGILTLADGQVKTFEKVGSFSLPEKSSTWVAYHKGLGGNGGGGRGAGRGGAAGRGGAGGAPGARGAGAAQGAAGAPGAKRKDPGADLIIRSLTTGDEVTIAEVSEYEWNRNGDWIAYAVSSSDAAKDGAFARRTADGTLRTLLTGRGHYKSLVFDEAGTQLAFLSDQADYAQKVSPYRLYYWKVPASAGAGQGAGASAAELVSASTAGMLKGMVVSEFAAPRFSKDGARLYLGTGDPPPAPRDPNEKTPEPVKVDIWSHKDPWTQPMQRIREQQERERAYRAVVHLADKRFVQLATNELPNVSVGDDPAQLLGTSDLPYRQEMSWDQSYSDIYLLDVKTGRPKKVLEHWGNAATLSPAGKYVLHFDEKTGHWLTYRAADGARVNLTEKIQARFQQENNTPDLPGAYGTGGWTADDKSVLLYDKYDIWEVKPDGSGARLVTGGEGRRQELVFRYRPLDPEEQAVPANKPLLLSTVNERTRASGYYRISSLTTTAAPEKVVMLDKSFGPLAKAAKADTVAFTLSRTEEFPDLWVSDTTFKDMKKVSDVNPQQANYIMGRSELIEYVNADGKQLRAILTRPENFDPAKKYPLMVYIYEELTQGLHSYSAPNVGTSINIPRYVSNGYVVLRPDIVYETGYPGQSAEKCVIPAVNTVLAMGFIDPKRVGIQGHSWGGYQITYLVTKTNLFAAVEAGASVSNMISAYGGIRWGTGMSRAFQYEKTQSRIGAPPWDAPLQFIENSPIFWVKKVQTPYLTIHNDEDDAVPWEQGIEWISAMRRLGKEAYMFTFNGERHGLRDRSNMKYWTVHMDEFFDHYLLGKPRPDWMDRGVPYQERGRRDVAPLFKKKPASTSTSQPQGGMR from the coding sequence ATGCGTCTGCGGCTGCATGGCCGGACGGCTCTCACGCTTGCGGGCGCGCTGCTCGCGCTGCAATGGTCGCTCACCGCACAACCCCTCGACCGGCTCGGCGCTGCGCCGAGCGTCGAGGGGCAGCCGCCGGCCTCGGCCAAGCGTCCCCTCACCTACGACGTGGTGGATTCCTGGAAATCGATCCAGGGCACGCGGCTGTCGGACGACGGGCAGTGGCTCGCGTATGCGACCACCGCGCCTGGCGACGACGGCGAGCTGATCGTGCGGAACCTCCGCAGCGGCCAGGAGTTCCGGCACGCGCGCGGCACGTCGCCGGCGTTCACGCCGGATGCGAAATTCGTGGTCTTCACGATCGCGCAGCCGCGCGCCGACGAGGAGCGCGAGGCCGCGGCGGCCGCCGCGGAGACGCCTGGCGGTGAAGGCCAGAGCGGACGCGCCTCTTCTCCAGGCGCAGGGCAGGCGGGGCGGGGCAACGGGCGCGCCCGCGAGCCGCGCACCGGGATGGGCATCCTCACGCTGGCGGACGGACAGGTCAAGACGTTCGAGAAGGTCGGCAGCTTCAGCCTGCCCGAGAAATCGTCGACGTGGGTGGCGTATCACAAAGGGCTCGGTGGTAACGGCGGCGGCGGACGCGGCGCCGGACGCGGCGGCGCGGCGGGACGCGGAGGTGCGGGAGGCGCGCCGGGTGCGCGGGGCGCGGGAGCTGCGCAGGGCGCGGCGGGCGCGCCAGGCGCGAAGCGGAAAGATCCGGGCGCCGATCTGATCATCCGTAGTCTGACCACCGGCGACGAAGTGACGATCGCCGAGGTGAGCGAGTACGAGTGGAACCGCAACGGCGACTGGATCGCGTATGCGGTGTCGTCCAGCGACGCGGCGAAGGACGGCGCGTTCGCGCGCCGCACCGCCGATGGCACGCTGCGCACGCTGCTCACCGGGCGCGGTCACTACAAGAGCCTCGTCTTCGACGAAGCCGGGACGCAGCTCGCGTTCCTCAGCGATCAGGCCGACTACGCGCAGAAGGTCTCGCCGTATCGCCTCTACTACTGGAAGGTTCCGGCGTCGGCGGGCGCCGGGCAGGGAGCCGGCGCCTCCGCCGCGGAACTCGTGTCCGCGTCCACCGCGGGCATGTTGAAAGGGATGGTCGTCAGCGAGTTCGCCGCGCCGCGGTTCTCGAAGGACGGGGCGCGGCTGTATCTCGGCACCGGCGATCCGCCGCCGGCACCGCGCGATCCGAACGAGAAGACGCCGGAGCCGGTGAAGGTCGACATCTGGAGCCACAAGGATCCGTGGACCCAGCCGATGCAGCGCATCCGGGAACAGCAGGAGCGCGAGCGCGCCTATCGCGCGGTCGTCCATCTCGCCGACAAGCGATTCGTCCAGCTTGCCACCAACGAGCTGCCGAACGTCAGCGTCGGCGACGATCCGGCGCAGCTCCTCGGCACGTCGGACCTGCCGTACCGGCAGGAGATGTCGTGGGATCAGTCCTACAGCGACATCTACCTGCTCGACGTGAAGACCGGCCGGCCGAAGAAGGTGCTGGAGCACTGGGGCAACGCCGCGACGCTGTCGCCGGCGGGCAAGTACGTGCTGCACTTCGACGAGAAGACCGGCCACTGGCTGACCTACCGCGCCGCCGACGGCGCGCGCGTCAACCTCACCGAGAAGATCCAGGCCAGGTTCCAGCAGGAGAACAACACCCCCGACCTGCCCGGCGCCTATGGCACCGGCGGCTGGACGGCGGACGACAAGTCGGTCCTTCTCTACGACAAGTACGACATCTGGGAAGTGAAGCCGGACGGGTCCGGCGCGCGGCTGGTCACCGGCGGCGAAGGACGCAGGCAGGAGCTGGTCTTCCGCTATCGCCCGCTCGACCCCGAGGAGCAGGCGGTGCCGGCGAACAAGCCGCTGCTGCTGTCCACGGTCAACGAGCGTACCCGCGCCTCCGGCTATTACCGCATCAGCAGCCTGACGACGACCGCGGCGCCGGAGAAAGTCGTGATGCTCGACAAGTCGTTCGGCCCGCTGGCCAAGGCCGCCAAGGCCGACACCGTCGCCTTCACGCTGTCGCGCACCGAGGAGTTCCCCGATCTGTGGGTCAGCGACACCACGTTCAAGGACATGAAGAAGGTGTCGGACGTCAACCCGCAGCAGGCGAACTACATCATGGGGCGCTCGGAGCTGATCGAGTACGTCAACGCCGACGGCAAGCAGCTGCGCGCGATCCTGACCAGGCCGGAGAACTTCGATCCGGCGAAGAAGTACCCGCTGATGGTCTACATCTACGAAGAGCTGACCCAGGGGCTGCACAGCTACTCCGCGCCGAACGTCGGCACCAGCATCAACATTCCGCGCTACGTCAGCAACGGCTACGTCGTCCTGCGGCCCGACATCGTCTACGAGACCGGGTATCCGGGGCAGAGCGCCGAGAAGTGCGTCATTCCGGCGGTCAACACCGTGCTGGCGATGGGGTTCATCGATCCGAAGCGCGTCGGCATTCAGGGGCACTCGTGGGGCGGCTACCAGATCACCTATCTGGTGACGAAGACGAACCTGTTCGCCGCGGTGGAAGCGGGCGCATCGGTCTCCAACATGATCAGCGCCTACGGCGGCATCCGCTGGGGCACCGGGATGTCGCGCGCGTTCCAGTACGAGAAGACGCAGTCGCGCATCGGCGCGCCGCCGTGGGATGCGCCGCTGCAGTTCATCGAGAACTCTCCCATCTTCTGGGTCAAGAAAGTGCAGACGCCGTACCTCACGATTCACAACGACGAAGACGACGCGGTGCCGTGGGAGCAGGGGATCGAGTGGATCAGCGCGATGCGGCGGCTCGGAAAGGAGGCCTACATGTTCACCTTCAACGGTGAGCGGCACGGCCTCCGCGACCGCAGCAACATGAAGTACTGGACCGTGCACATGGACGAGTTCTTCGATCACTACCTGCTCGGCAAGCCGCGTCCCGACTGGATGGATCGCGGCGTGCCGTATCAGGAGCGCGGCAGGCGCGACGTCGCGCCGCTCTTCAAGAAGAAGCCGGCCTCCACGTCGACTTCGCAGCCGCAGGGCGGGATGCGGTGA
- a CDS encoding P1 family peptidase translates to MRWLSIMVAVGMFAVFQQPDRPRARDLGIAPGSLSPGPLNAITDVEGVRVGHVTIVQGESVRTGVTAILPHGGNLFQDKVAGAVFVGNAFGKLAGSTQVQELGTIESPIVLTNTLSVGTAVDAVVRWTTSQSGNENVRSVNALVGETNDGGLNDIRGQHVTREHVTAAVANAKGGAVDEGAVGAGAGTIAFGWKGGIGTSSRVVPQGSGAGGSWTVGVLVQSNYGGKLVIDGVPVWKELTPRAERPGRSPDHPIARSPDADGSCMIVVATDAPLDARNLQRLAARAIFAMARTGSTYSNGSGDFAIAFSTHPSQRVAGGTAPQSRTVLPTDAVSGLFEAVLDATEEALDNSLLKATDVTGGGRTVRAIPIDALRALLKKYGRGAP, encoded by the coding sequence ATGCGCTGGCTTTCCATCATGGTGGCAGTCGGCATGTTCGCCGTGTTTCAGCAACCAGACAGGCCGCGCGCCCGTGACCTCGGCATCGCCCCCGGCTCCCTCTCGCCGGGGCCGCTCAACGCGATCACCGACGTCGAGGGCGTCCGCGTCGGCCACGTCACGATCGTTCAGGGTGAATCGGTCCGCACCGGCGTCACCGCGATCCTGCCGCACGGCGGCAACCTCTTTCAGGACAAGGTCGCCGGCGCGGTGTTCGTCGGCAACGCGTTCGGCAAGCTCGCCGGGTCGACGCAGGTGCAGGAGCTGGGCACCATCGAATCGCCGATCGTGCTCACCAACACGCTGTCGGTCGGAACCGCCGTCGATGCCGTCGTGCGCTGGACGACGAGCCAGTCCGGCAACGAGAACGTGCGATCGGTCAACGCGCTGGTCGGCGAAACCAACGACGGCGGCCTGAACGACATTCGCGGCCAGCACGTGACCCGCGAGCACGTCACGGCGGCGGTCGCGAATGCGAAGGGGGGCGCCGTCGACGAGGGGGCCGTGGGCGCCGGCGCCGGCACGATTGCGTTCGGCTGGAAGGGCGGCATCGGCACGTCGTCGCGCGTGGTGCCGCAGGGGAGCGGCGCCGGCGGAAGCTGGACCGTCGGCGTGCTGGTGCAGAGCAACTACGGCGGCAAGCTGGTCATCGATGGGGTGCCGGTGTGGAAGGAACTCACGCCGCGCGCGGAACGGCCGGGCCGATCGCCCGATCACCCGATCGCCCGATCGCCCGATGCCGACGGCTCGTGCATGATCGTCGTCGCCACGGATGCGCCGCTCGACGCGCGGAACCTGCAGCGGCTGGCGGCGCGCGCGATTTTCGCGATGGCGCGGACCGGTTCCACCTACTCGAATGGCAGCGGCGACTTCGCCATCGCGTTCTCGACCCACCCGTCGCAGCGCGTCGCCGGCGGGACGGCGCCGCAGAGCCGGACCGTCCTGCCAACCGATGCGGTGTCGGGGCTGTTCGAGGCAGTTCTCGACGCGACGGAAGAGGCGCTCGACAACTCGCTGCTGAAGGCCACCGACGTCACCGGCGGAGGCCGCACCGTTCGCGCCATTCCCATCGACGCACTGCGCGCGCTGCTGAAGAAATACGGCCGCGGCGCACCCTGA
- a CDS encoding GxxExxY protein produces MLIDDGTGGLSEKVIGVGIGVHRKFGCGLLENAYHLPMLWALEKEGLKVDFERPLNVEYEGKVVPRAYIIDLVVEDKLLIEIKSVASLEPIHFAQVRTYLSLSGIMVGLLMNFNAAVLRHGIKRIFHPDFPRK; encoded by the coding sequence ATGCTGATCGATGATGGAACCGGCGGGTTATCGGAAAAGGTCATCGGCGTGGGAATCGGGGTGCACCGGAAATTCGGTTGCGGTCTCCTCGAGAACGCCTATCACCTGCCGATGTTGTGGGCGCTCGAGAAGGAAGGGCTCAAGGTTGATTTCGAACGGCCGCTGAACGTCGAGTACGAAGGCAAGGTCGTTCCCCGCGCCTACATCATCGACCTGGTCGTGGAGGACAAACTGCTGATCGAGATCAAGTCGGTCGCGAGCCTGGAGCCGATTCATTTCGCTCAGGTAAGAACCTACCTGAGTCTCTCCGGAATCATGGTTGGGCTACTGATGAACTTCAACGCCGCCGTCCTCCGACACGGAATCAAGCGCATCTTCCATCCCGATTTCCCGAGGAAGTAA
- a CDS encoding efflux RND transporter periplasmic adaptor subunit: protein MPVVTVKAQAKSVPVNIPAVGTVEPVTTVQVRAQVTGQLSAVHFSEGQDVRKGQLLFTIDPRPFETALQQAEAVLARDSATARNAAQQKERYEDLFKRGLIPRDQYETQTASAAALQATLEADRAAVDNAKLNLNYTRIAAPMSGRTGALGIHVGDLVRANDTTPLVVINQVSPIYVSFSVPGRYLGEIRRFQAQKPLAVEARGQAPLAPGAQAPPPPTPAPFGQEVAPGQGATMPVKPGLVEQGRVTFIDNTVDAATGTIKMKATFDNRDQGLWPGLFVQVTLSLTAEDNVIVVPAAAVQPSASGQFVYVIKPDRTAEVRPVAVARQFGEEMIIARGLAAGEEVVTDGQLRLTPGAQVSIAQRGGGPNPEEGVPDRARGGRRGQGPGQRRGGDSQ from the coding sequence GTGCCCGTCGTCACCGTAAAGGCGCAGGCGAAATCGGTTCCCGTCAACATTCCGGCGGTGGGCACCGTGGAGCCGGTGACAACCGTCCAGGTGCGGGCGCAGGTCACCGGGCAGCTCAGCGCGGTGCACTTCTCCGAGGGGCAGGACGTCAGGAAAGGGCAGCTCCTCTTCACCATCGATCCCCGGCCGTTCGAGACCGCGCTGCAGCAGGCCGAAGCGGTGCTCGCGCGGGACAGCGCGACGGCGAGGAATGCGGCGCAGCAGAAGGAGCGCTACGAGGATCTGTTCAAGCGCGGATTGATTCCGCGCGACCAGTACGAAACACAGACGGCGAGCGCCGCCGCCCTGCAGGCGACGCTCGAAGCGGATCGCGCCGCCGTCGACAACGCCAAACTGAACCTGAACTACACGCGGATCGCCGCGCCGATGTCCGGTCGCACCGGCGCGCTCGGCATTCACGTCGGTGATCTCGTCCGCGCCAACGACACGACCCCGCTCGTCGTGATCAACCAGGTATCGCCGATCTACGTGTCGTTCTCGGTGCCCGGCCGCTATCTCGGCGAGATCCGCCGTTTCCAGGCGCAGAAGCCGCTCGCGGTCGAAGCGCGGGGCCAGGCGCCGCTCGCGCCCGGCGCCCAGGCGCCGCCGCCGCCGACGCCGGCGCCGTTCGGCCAGGAGGTCGCGCCGGGCCAGGGCGCCACCATGCCGGTCAAGCCCGGTCTGGTGGAGCAGGGCCGCGTCACCTTCATCGACAACACGGTCGACGCCGCGACGGGGACGATCAAGATGAAGGCGACGTTCGACAACCGCGACCAGGGGTTGTGGCCGGGCCTGTTCGTGCAGGTCACGCTCAGCCTCACCGCCGAAGACAACGTCATCGTCGTTCCCGCCGCGGCGGTCCAGCCGTCCGCATCGGGGCAGTTCGTCTACGTCATCAAGCCGGATCGGACCGCGGAAGTGCGGCCGGTCGCGGTCGCCCGCCAGTTCGGCGAGGAGATGATCATCGCCCGCGGCCTTGCCGCCGGCGAGGAAGTCGTCACGGACGGCCAGTTGCGGCTGACGCCCGGAGCGCAGGTCTCGATCGCGCAGCGCGGCGGCGGCCCGAATCCCGAGGAGGGGGTTCCGGATCGCGCGCGCGGCGGCCGCCGCGGGCAGGGCCCGGGACAGAGACGGGGCGGGGACTCACAATGA